The Montipora foliosa isolate CH-2021 chromosome 1, ASM3666993v2, whole genome shotgun sequence genome has a window encoding:
- the LOC137996567 gene encoding uncharacterized protein — protein sequence MLTRDLSFAMELLGVNADVLSPSPLLYVNCLDLDSRSYVKSANLACCRFPTVLGHVRFPKDLRERRLCLFVRTETLSDLEAKASPAVIKVKSSCIHKLEDENDQDQGRLVLVIFDFQVMASMSQVTTSLRPYLDYEEDNSIPEMPWLDVELVRCNCSSFPEVGNIGVKSSSNGNNSQAVSDSSESESDNDVSHEDVNSPTSHDSDNPDETPALFTEYFKLKGSTYHAHFQDALRRCKRLSMEKRDTSIQLLIEPANARDENAIVVQVQLDSTWQPVGYIPAVKVKKAMDALEKNEVKNITFKCIEWKYIYGLGEFKYVSSVTITKLNKWLPTDKNYQYNDFL from the exons ATGTTGACGCGCGATCTCTCATTTGCGATGGAGCTTCTCGGAGTGAACGCTGATGTGCTCTCTCCGTCGCCATTGCTTTACGTCAATTGCTTAGACTTAGACAGTCGGAGTTATGTTAAATCTGCAAACTTAGCCTGTTGCCGATTCCCAACGGTCCTGGGACACGTTAGGTTTCCAAAAGACTTACGAGAGCGACGTCTTTGCTTGTTTGTGCGAACAGAAACGTTGAGCGATCTTGAAGCGAAGGCTTCGCCGGCGGTGATCAAGGTCAAATCAAGCTGTATTCACAAG CTGGAAGATGAAAACGATCAAGACCAAGGCCGCTTGGTACTTGTAATTTTTGATTTCCAAGTCATGGCAAGTATGTCACAAGTGACAACATCCCTTCGGCCGTACCTCGACTATGAAGAAGATAATAGCATCCCAGAAATGCCTTGGCTGGATGTAGAACTCGTTCGATGTAACTGCAGCAGTTTTCCCGAAGTAGGAAATATTGGTGTGAAGAGTTCTTCGAACGGAAATAATTCGCAAGCTGTAAGCGATTCTAGCGAGTCAGAGTCAGACAACGATGTGTCCCACGAGGATGTGAACTCGCCAACATCACACGATTCCGACAATCCTGATGAAACGCCGGCGTTATTTACCGAATACTTTAAATTGAAAGGCAGTACGTATCATGCACATTTCCAGGATGCGTTAAGACGTTGCAAAAGACTATCTATGGAGAAGAGAGATACTTCAATTCAACTTTTAATTGAGCCTGCAAATGCAAGAGATGAAAATGCCATTGTTGTTCAAGTGCAACTCGACAGCACCTGGCAACCTGTGGGCTATATTCCTGCTGTTAAAGTCAAGAAAGCAATGGATgctttggaaaaaaatgaagtAAAGAACATCACCTTCAAGTGTATTGAGTGGAAGTACATTTATGGACTGGGGGAGTTCAAATATGTTTCATCAGTTACCATCACAAAACTTAACAAGTGGTTACCAACAGACAAAAATTATCAGTATAACGACTTTCTGTAA
- the LOC137996574 gene encoding cathepsin L-like, with product MKILLILALFMVAAYGHVFKFDEDQAEWLAWKSFHDKKYDTQTEEDARYAIWRDNLKKIQQHNSEDHSYTLAMNHFGDLTIHEYRYFFLGLRSHFSNETKREGSSYLPPSRVTLPSTVDWRKEGYVTPIKNQGQCGSCWAFSATGSLEGQHFKKTGELVSLSEQNLVDCSGKFGNFGCEGGLMDNAFKYIKANDGIDTEASYPYKGKDEKCRFKRADVGADDTGFMDIKKGNESALQSAVATVGPISVAIDASHESFQFYHRGVYNEPACSRTVLDHGVLVVGYGTHKSKEYWLVKNSWGKTWGMEGYIMMSRNKHNQCGIATSASYPLV from the exons atgaaaattctccTTATCCTCGCTCTTTTCATGGTTGCAGCATATGGCCATGTTTTTAAGTTTGACGAAGACCAAGCGGAGTGGTTGGCTTGGAAGTCTTTTCATGACAAAAAATATGACACACAAACGGAGGAAGATGCTCGATACGCCATTTGGAGAGACAACCTTAAA AAAATTCAACAGCACAACTCTGAAGATCACTCCTACACCCTGGCCATGAACCACTTTGGTGATTTGACTATCCACGAGTACCGATATTTCTTCCTTGGACTTCGCTCTCATTTTTCAAATGAGACAAAACGTGAAGGCTCTAGCTACCTTCCCCCTAGCAGAGTAACTTTACCCTCTACTGTTGACTGGAGAAAAGAAGGATACGTTACACCAATTAAGAATCAGG GACAATGTGGCTCTTGTTGGGCATTCAGTGCGACAGGATCATTGGAAGGACAACACTTTAAGAAAACAGGAGAACTGGTCTCACTTAGCGAACAGAATCTTGTTGATTGTTCCGGGAAATTTGGCAACTTTGGCTGCGAAGGCGGGCTCATGGATAACGCATTTAA GTACATCAAAGCAAATGATGGTATTGATACGGAGGCCAGCTATCCTTATAAAGGAAAAGATGAAAAATGTCGTTTTAAGAGAGCTGACGTTGGTGCCGATGACACTG GCTTCATGGACATCAAAAAGGGAAATGAGTCTGCTTTGCAATCAGCAGTAGCCACAGTCGGACCAATTTCTGTCGCTATTGACGCGAGCCACGAATCATTCCAGTTTTATCACAGAGGAGTTTACAATGAACC TGCCTGCAGTAGAACTGTACTTGACCATGGTGTTCTGGTGGTTGGTTATGGAACTCATAAATCCAAGGAGTACTGGCTGGTGAAAAACTCCTGGGGGAAAACCTGGGGAATGGAAGGCTACATCATGATGTCACGCAACAAACATAACCAGTGTGGAATCGCAACCAGCGCCAGCTATCCTCTGGTTTAA